A part of Acropora palmata chromosome 8, jaAcrPala1.3, whole genome shotgun sequence genomic DNA contains:
- the LOC141888985 gene encoding histamine H2 receptor-like, protein MFNFTNFTRGSLQSESLLFCSAEVTAELHIQLKLLAVFHFVTAITATVGNVLILIALRKRTSLHPPSKVLFRSLAATDLCVGVFVQPCRVTYFLSVVHGKWQTCHLTYSLTYGLGSVLAGVSLWTLSAISVDRLLALLLGLRYQQVVTLKRVYAAVIAFWVISFTNVSISVWNTTVWEIIATATSSLCLLVSFYCYCRIFCGLRHHQTLIAEQENQTTQINLKRYRKAVSSAVWVQFALFLCYFPYLLVSPFAYQVLRMRQSSAFYLALEITVLFIFLNSSLNPILYCWKIVEVRQAVKEIFRTLVCSSNQ, encoded by the coding sequence ATGTTCAACTTCACAAATTTCACGAGAGGTTCGCTGCAATCAGAGAGCCTACTGTTTTGCTCGGCAGAAGTAACCGCCGAATTACACATCCAGTTGAAACTTCTTGCAGTGTTCCACTTTGTCACCGCTATAACTGCAACTGTGGGAAATGTTCTGATCTTAATTGCCCTTCGCAAGAGAACCTCGCTTCATCCGCCATCGAAAGTCCTGTTTCGCAGTCTGGCCGCAACTGACCTCTGTGTTGGTGTCTTTGTGCAACCGTGTAGAGTTACTTACTTTCTTTCGGTAGTGCATGGCAAATGGCAAACTTGTCATTTGACCTATTCCCTGACTTATGGACTAGGTTCGGTTCTTGCCGGAGTGTCCTTGTGGACACTATCAGCAATAAGCGTAGACAGACTTCTGGCCCTGTTACTTGGACTCAGATACCAACAAGTTGTAACTCTCAAGCGAGTGTATGCAGCTGTGATCGCCTTTTGGGTCATTTCATTTACTAATGTGTCGATTTCCGTCTGGAACACAACAGTTTGGGAAATTATTGCAACTGCTACTTCATCTCTGTGCCTTTTGGTATCTTTTTATTGTTACTGCAGGATTTTTTGCGGGCTGCGTCATCATCAAACCCTCATCGCGGAGCAGGAGAATCAAACGActcaaataaatttaaaacgaTACAGAAAGGCTGTATCCAGTGCAGTGTGGGTGCAATTTGCTTTATTCTTGtgttattttccttatttactTGTGTCACCATTCGCTTATCAAGTATTACGAATGAGACAATCATCAGCTTTTTACCTTGCGCTGGAGATCACagtgctttttatttttttaaactcttcGTTAAACCCAATTCTTTATTGTTGGAAGATCGTAGAAGTCAGACAAGCTGTGAAGGAAATATTCAGGACGCTGGTTTGTTCTTCAAACCAATAG
- the LOC141888981 gene encoding acid phosphatase type 7-like — protein MVSFRTQTIWFELLLLVCFSQGNDPQPEQIHLSSTGNPSEVIVTWVTLSSTKFSIVEYNKVGFPLTMRAFGSITKFVDGGTEHRVLFMHRVKLTGLIADQVYEYHCGGLDGWSAIFSFKTFKPGVNWSPRLAVFGDLGSVNAKSLSYLQEETQSGHFDAILHVGDFAYNMDSSDARVGDDFMNQIQPVAAYVPYMTCPGNHEQAYNFSNYRNRFTMPGNTEGIFYSWNIGPAHIISISTEVYFFLRYGNEQIAHQYHWLEKDLREASAPENRTLRPWIITMGHRPMYCSNDDGDDCTQYESVVRGGISIPPKRLFGLEDLFYKYGVDLSFWAHEHSFERLFPLFNRTVCNGSKEEPYTNPCAPVHVTTGSAGCHEDHDGFEKDYPPWTAFRSDDYGYTRMTIHNSTHLYLEQVSVDMGGNVIDKLWIIKDLHGPDAWVTKSYK, from the exons ATGGTGTCGTTCCGGACTCAGACAATTTGGTTTGAATTGCttcttttggtttgtttttcacaaGGCAATGATCCTCAACCTGAACAGATCCACCTTTCAAGTACAG GGAACCCTTCTGAGGTGATTGTCACATGGGTAACATTGTCTTCAACCAAGTTTTCTATTGTGGAGTACAATAAAGTTGGTTTCCCTCTGACAATGCGAGCCTTTGGCAGTATCACAAAATTTGTTGATGGGGGCACAGAGCATAGAGTATTGTTTATGCACAGGGTTAAACTGACAGGATTGATCGCTGACCAAGTGTATG AATATCACTGTGGTGGGTTGGACGGCTGGAGTGcgatattttcatttaaaaccTTCAAACCTGGTGTAAATTGGAGTCCAAGACTGGCTGTGTTTGGAGATCTGGGCAGCGTAAATGCAAAATCTCTGAGCTATCTTCAAGAGGAAACTCAAAGTGGACACTTTGATGCAATCCTTCATGTTG gTGACTTTGCATACAATATGGACTCG AGTGACGCACGAGTAGGAGATGACTTCATGAATCAGATTCAGCCAGTTGCAGCATATGTACCTTACATGACCTGCCCAGGAAATCATGAACAAGCTTA CAACTTTTCAAACTATAGAAACCGATTTACAATGCCAGGAAATACAGAGGGTATCTTTTACAG CTGGAACATTGGTCCTGCCCACATCATCAGCATTTCAACAGAAGTTTACTTCTTCTTGCGGTATGGAAATGAGCAAATTGCACATCAGTATCACTGGCTGGAAAAAGATCTTCGG GAGGCGTCAGCTCCTGAAAACAGAACTTTGCGACCTTGGATCATAACAATGGGACACCGTCCTATGTACTGCTCAAATGATGATGGAGATGACTGTACCCAATATGAGAGTGTG GTTCGCGGAGGAATATCAATCCCTCCGAAACGTCTTTTTGGCCTGGAAGATTTGTtttacaaatatg GTGTTGATTTGTCCTTTTGGGCTCATGAACACTCCTTCGAACGACTCTTCCCTCTGTTTAACAGAACG gttTGCAACGGATCTAAAGAGGAACCTTACACAAATCCATGCGCCCCGGTTCACGTGACTACTGGATCAGCG GGCTGCCACGAAGATCATGATGGGTTTGAGAAAGACTATCCCCCTTGGACGGCCTTTCGCTCTGATGATTATGGTTACACAAGGATGACCATACACAATAGTACTCACTTGTACCTTGAGCAAGTCAGTGTGGATATG GGTGGCAATGTTATAGACAAATTGTGGATCATCAAGGATTTGCATGGACCAGATGCTTGGGTGACAAAGTCTTACAAATAA
- the LOC141888982 gene encoding uncharacterized protein LOC141888982, protein MADKCISCNRTVTARQEAIQCDGCLKWNHRTCNTAEVGVELAATITAKVKAKASVDIFKPASAIVEEVLLEDLKDVPCLCLPKPEYLARVFNRHRQRLRPKDPRDLNFDLEQDHIPDGFLRGDLQVRQNRRHLIFATNQQLQHLARAKSWYIDGTFKLCRHPFNQLMTVNAFVRSDDHAKQVPLLFVLMSGRKKNDYKKVLKQLLEILPSAPAVRQVTLDFERAVWAALRDVIPHAKLHGCVFHWTQALWREVQELGLQSSYTHNRGTHLYIKKMMALPFLPEEEIEPMFQRLQRQASEPLQQFTEYVNNTWINGTWGPYDWTAFKKAIRTNNDVEGWHNALNRQASGRGQLPLYSLIKFLHKEATLTALQIRLVSERKLKRIQRRKYRELQAKLFELWDQYEAKERSAKRLLKACSHLNGPRES, encoded by the exons ATGGCCGACAAATGCATTTCTTGTAATCGGACGGTAACAGCAAGACAGGAAGCGATACAGTGCGATGGCTGTTTGAAGTGGAATCACCGTACTTGCAACACTG CAGAAGTCGGCGTAGAATTAGCCGCCACGATTACAGCAAAAGTCAAGGCCAAAGCATCAGTCGACATCTTCAAACCAGCATCTGCCATTGTGGAAGAGGTCCTTTTAGAAGACCTGAAGGATGTTCCCTGTCTGTGTCTGCCAAAGCCAGAGTACCTAGCCCGAGTTTTCAACCGACACCGACAGCGCCTGAGACCAAAAGATCCAAGAGATCTTAATTTCGATTTAGAGCAAGACCACATTCCAGACGGGTTCCTGCGAGGAGACTTACAAGTGCGCCAAAACCGTAGGCATTTGATTTTCGCCACCAATCAGCAGCTACAGCACCTTGCCCGAGCCAAGTCTTGGTATATAGACGGCACATTCAAGCTATGTCGGCACCCGTTCAACCAGCTAATGACCGTGAATGCCTTCGTCAGAAGCGACGACCATGCCAAACAAGTGCCCCTCCTCTTCGTACTGATGTCGGGAAGAAAGAAGAACGATTACAAAAAAGTGCTCAAACAGCTACTCGAGATCCTCCCCTCAGCCCCGGCCGTTCGACAAGTGACATTAGATTTTGAGAGAGCAGTCTGGGCCGCTTTAAGAGACGTAATCCCTCATGCAAAGCTGCACGGTTGTGTATTCCACTGGACCCAAGCCCTGTGGAGAGAG GTGCAAGAACTCGGCCTTCAATCATCGTATACTCATAACCGTGGTACACACTTATACATTAAAAAGATGATGGCGCTGCCTTTCCTGCCTGAAGAAGAGATTGAACCCATGTTTCAACGGCTTCAACGACAAGCTTCGGAGCCTCTGCAACAGTTCACAGAGTACGTAAACAATACCTGGATCAACGGCACGTGGGGACCCTACGACTGGACCGCATTTAAGAAAGCCATCCGCACCAACAATGATGTTGAAGGCTGGCATAATGCACTCAACCGCCAAGCCTCTGGACGAGGACAGCTGCCATTGTATTCACTGATAAAGTTCCTACACAAAGAAGCTACACTTACCGCCCTCCAGATCCGCCTCGTTTCAGAgaggaaattgaaaagaattcagCGACGCAAGTACCGCGAGCTGCAGGCGAAACTGTTCGAACTTTGGGACCAGTATGAAGCGAAAGAACGATCAGCCAAACGTTTGCTGAAAGCATGCTCCCACCTCAATGGACCGAGGGAAAGTTAA
- the LOC141888880 gene encoding neutral alpha-glucosidase AB-like isoform X2 produces MATSHALSGIISLLLVWIMTQIDAVDKGLFKKCEDSSFCRLNRAIQPGESPYSVVKDSIVFSDSSIDVNILNTKRNVTLKLKVQTLKKNSVRFSINEANPIRERYQVKDVLVQEPETVSYQILKQDDESVHIGFGNNSVVLTNDPFRLDFLVNKEVVVSVNARGLMNFEEYKEKRKVPVKIDEGEGHPPGENEEEKPEKETEEGEGVEKKEEVVEEENWEENFKEHKDTRPRGPCSVGLDISFPGFEHVYGIPEHADSLALKTTVGSEPYRLYNLDVFEYELDSRMALYGSIPVMLAHSVAQTVGVFWMNAAETWVDISSSNARKEAEEVPQVETHWISESGIIDVFVMLGPKPHDVFQEYASFTGTTALPPLFGISYHQSRWNYNDEEDVENVDSSFDEHDIPYDVLWLDIEHTDGKKYMTWDKLKFPSPEQMQKNLAAKGRKMVTIIDPHIKREGGYHIHEEATKLGYYVKNKDGGEYDNWCWPGSSSWIDFTNPEIRKWWAGKFALSEYQGSTETLFTWNDMNEPSVFHGPEVTMHKDALHYADWEHRDIHNVYGFYQHMATVQGLIDRSGGSHRPFVLSRAFFAGTQRHGPIWTGDNMASWDHLKASLPMILSLNLVGLPFSGADVGGFFNNPDPELLVRWYQAAAFMPFYRAHAHLDTKRREPWLFEANYKNIIRNAVRLRYTLLPYWYTLFYHASDTGTPIVRPLWVEFPEEKSTFSMEDEFLLGENLLVKPVTTQGQSTIDVYLPGKDEYWYDLSDYKIYKGESTIYVSTPLEKIPLFQRGGSVIATKQRVRRCSALMHRDPYTLTIALNPKARAEGDLYVDDGYTLDYKSGAYIYMNFTFQGGRLMARKANPGSQYKSESWIERIVIVGISNSPKGILLTADGGESRRMEFRHDANTNTMTIKKPAVNIGQEWTISMHA; encoded by the exons GTAGTTTTTGCCG ACTTAACAGAGCCATTCAGCCTGGAGAATCACCATATTCAGTTGTCAAAGACTCAATAGTTTTTTCAGATTCCTCGATTGATGTGAATATTctaaatacaaaaagaaatgtgACACTTAAACTTAAAGTTCAGACTTTAAAAAAGAACTCAGTTAGGTTTTCAATAAATGAAGCAAATCCCATTAGAGAAAGATATCAAGTCAAAGATGTTTTAGTTCAGGAACCTGAAACTGTAAG ttATCAAATACTCAAGCAAGATGATGAAAGTGTGCACATTGGCTTCGGTAACAATAGTGTCGTATTAACAAACGATCCATTCCgacttgatttccttgtcaacAAGGAAGTTGTTGTGTCTGTTAACGCAAGAGGACTCATGAACTTTGAGGAGTACAAAGAGAAAAG GAAGGTCCCTGTGAAAATTGATGAAGGTGAAGGCCATCCTCCTGGTGAGAACGAAGAAGAAAAACCAGAAAAGGAGACTGAGGAG GGTGAAGGTGTGGAAAAGAAGGAAGAGGTTGTAGAAGAAGAGAATTGGGAAGAGAATTTTAAAGAACACAAAGATACCAGACCAAGAG GTCCTTGTTCTGTTGGATTGGATATTTCATTCCCTGGATTTGAACATGTTTACGGAATTCCTGAACATGCAGACAGTTTGGCACTCAAGACAACAGT TGGTTCTGAGCCATACCGTTTGTATAACCTGGATGTGTTTGAGTATGAGTTGGATTCAAGAATGGCTCTCTACGGCAGCATTCCTGTCATGCTTGCTCACAG CGTTGCACAGACGGTGGGTGTGTTCTGGATGAATGCAGCTGAAACTTGGGTGGACATAAGCTCGTCCAATGCAAGAaag GAAGCTGAAGAGGTCCCGCAAGTTGAAACTCATTGGATATCAGAGAGTGGCATTATTGATGTGTTTGTCATGCTTGGTCCAAAACCACATGATGTGTTCCAGGAGTATGCCTCGTTTACTGGAACTACAGCCTTACCACCT CTGTTTGGAATCTCCTATCATCAGAGTCGATGGAACTACAATGACGAAGAGGACGTCGAAAA TGTGGACAGTAGCTTTGACGAGCATGATATTCCTTATGACGTCCTATGGCTGGATATTGAGCACACCGATGGCAAGAAATATATGACCTGGGACAAGCTCAAATTTCCCTCTCCGGAACAGATGCAGAAAAATCTGGCTGCCAAAGGTCGTAAG ATGGTCACCATTATAGACCCTCACATTAAACGTGAAGGAGGCTATCACATTCACGAG GAAGCAACAAAGTTGGGATATTACGTGAAGAACAAAGATGGTGGAGAGTACGATAACTGGTGTTGGCCAG GAAGTTCTTCCTGGATCGATTTTACCAATCCAGAAATTCGCAAGTGGTGGGCTGGAAAGTTTGCCTTAAGTGAATATCAG ggCTCGACAGAAACTCTCTTTACTTGGAATGACATGAACGAG cCATCGGTTTTCCACGGCCCGGAAGTTACAATGCACAAAGATGCATTGCATTATGCGGATTGGGAGCATCGAGATATCCACAACGTGTACGGTTTTTACCAGCACATGGCCACAGTCCAGGGACTTATTGATCGCTCGGGGGGTAGCCACAGGCCTTTTGTCCTTTCAAGAGCATTTTTCGCGGGCACTCAAAGGCACG GTCCCATTTGGACGGGCGATAACATGGCGTCCTGGGATCACCTCAAGGCTTCCCTTCCCATGATCCTCTCGCTGAACCTGGTTGGTTTGCCGTTTTCAGGAG CCGACGTTGGTGGTTTCTTTAACAACCCTGATCCGGAATTGTTGGTGAGATGGTACCAG GCTGCAGCTTTCATGCCATTTTACCGCGCGCATGCCCATTTGGACACCAAGCGACGTGAACCTTGGTTGTTTGAAGCAAATTACAAGAACATCATCAGAAATGCCGTCCGCTTGAGATATACCTTGTTACCTTACTGGTACACCCTGTTCTACCACGCCTCTGACACAGGAACACCAATCGTAAG GCCCTTGTGGGTCGAGTTCCCAGAAGAGAAAAGTACTTTTTCGATGGAAGACGAATTTTTACTTG GAGAGAATCTTCTTGTAAAACCAGTTACTACTCAAGGACAGAGCACCATTGATGTTTATCTGCCGGGAAAAGACGAG TACTGGTATGATCTCAGCGACTACAAGATTTACAAAGGGGAAAGCACAATTTACGTTTCAACACCATTAGAGAAG aTCCCTTTGTTTCAGCGAGGTGGGAGTGTCATAGCAACAAAACAGCGGGTTCGTCGTTGCAGTGCTTTGATGCACAGGGATCCTTACACCTTAACTATAGCCTTGAATCCCAAA GCCCGAGCAGAAGGAGATCTCTACGTGGACGATGGCTACACGTTGGACTACAAGAGTGGAGCCTACATTTACATGAACTTTACATTTCAGGGCGGGCGACTGATGGCAAG GAAAGCAAACCCAGGTTCTCAATACAAATCTGAGTCGTGGATTGAGCGTATAGTTATTGTAGGAATAAGCAACTCTCCCAAAGGAATTCTCCTGACTGCTGATG gtGGCGAGAGCAGACGCATGGAATTCAGACACGATGCCAACACAAACACAATGACCATAAAGAAACCAGCAGTTAACATTGGCCAAGAATGGACCATATCAATGCACGCTTAG
- the LOC141888880 gene encoding neutral alpha-glucosidase AB-like isoform X1: MATSHALSGIISLLLVWIMTQIDAVDKGLFKKCEDSSFCRLNRAIQPGESPYSVVKDSIVFSDSSIDVNILNTKRNVTLKLKVQTLKKNSVRFSINEANPIRERYQVKDVLVQEPETVSYQILKQDDESVHIGFGNNSVVLTNDPFRLDFLVNKEVVVSVNARGLMNFEEYKEKRKVPVKIDEGEGHPPGENEEEKPEKETEEGEGVEKKEEVVEEENWEENFKEHKDTRPRGPCSVGLDISFPGFEHVYGIPEHADSLALKTTVGSEPYRLYNLDVFEYELDSRMALYGSIPVMLAHSVAQTVGVFWMNAAETWVDISSSNARKSMLNSLMSFFKEAEEVPQVETHWISESGIIDVFVMLGPKPHDVFQEYASFTGTTALPPLFGISYHQSRWNYNDEEDVENVDSSFDEHDIPYDVLWLDIEHTDGKKYMTWDKLKFPSPEQMQKNLAAKGRKMVTIIDPHIKREGGYHIHEEATKLGYYVKNKDGGEYDNWCWPGSSSWIDFTNPEIRKWWAGKFALSEYQGSTETLFTWNDMNEPSVFHGPEVTMHKDALHYADWEHRDIHNVYGFYQHMATVQGLIDRSGGSHRPFVLSRAFFAGTQRHGPIWTGDNMASWDHLKASLPMILSLNLVGLPFSGADVGGFFNNPDPELLVRWYQAAAFMPFYRAHAHLDTKRREPWLFEANYKNIIRNAVRLRYTLLPYWYTLFYHASDTGTPIVRPLWVEFPEEKSTFSMEDEFLLGENLLVKPVTTQGQSTIDVYLPGKDEYWYDLSDYKIYKGESTIYVSTPLEKIPLFQRGGSVIATKQRVRRCSALMHRDPYTLTIALNPKARAEGDLYVDDGYTLDYKSGAYIYMNFTFQGGRLMARKANPGSQYKSESWIERIVIVGISNSPKGILLTADGGESRRMEFRHDANTNTMTIKKPAVNIGQEWTISMHA, encoded by the exons GTAGTTTTTGCCG ACTTAACAGAGCCATTCAGCCTGGAGAATCACCATATTCAGTTGTCAAAGACTCAATAGTTTTTTCAGATTCCTCGATTGATGTGAATATTctaaatacaaaaagaaatgtgACACTTAAACTTAAAGTTCAGACTTTAAAAAAGAACTCAGTTAGGTTTTCAATAAATGAAGCAAATCCCATTAGAGAAAGATATCAAGTCAAAGATGTTTTAGTTCAGGAACCTGAAACTGTAAG ttATCAAATACTCAAGCAAGATGATGAAAGTGTGCACATTGGCTTCGGTAACAATAGTGTCGTATTAACAAACGATCCATTCCgacttgatttccttgtcaacAAGGAAGTTGTTGTGTCTGTTAACGCAAGAGGACTCATGAACTTTGAGGAGTACAAAGAGAAAAG GAAGGTCCCTGTGAAAATTGATGAAGGTGAAGGCCATCCTCCTGGTGAGAACGAAGAAGAAAAACCAGAAAAGGAGACTGAGGAG GGTGAAGGTGTGGAAAAGAAGGAAGAGGTTGTAGAAGAAGAGAATTGGGAAGAGAATTTTAAAGAACACAAAGATACCAGACCAAGAG GTCCTTGTTCTGTTGGATTGGATATTTCATTCCCTGGATTTGAACATGTTTACGGAATTCCTGAACATGCAGACAGTTTGGCACTCAAGACAACAGT TGGTTCTGAGCCATACCGTTTGTATAACCTGGATGTGTTTGAGTATGAGTTGGATTCAAGAATGGCTCTCTACGGCAGCATTCCTGTCATGCTTGCTCACAG CGTTGCACAGACGGTGGGTGTGTTCTGGATGAATGCAGCTGAAACTTGGGTGGACATAAGCTCGTCCAATGCAAGAaag tctaTGTTAAATTCACTGATGTCGTTTTTCAAGGAAGCTGAAGAGGTCCCGCAAGTTGAAACTCATTGGATATCAGAGAGTGGCATTATTGATGTGTTTGTCATGCTTGGTCCAAAACCACATGATGTGTTCCAGGAGTATGCCTCGTTTACTGGAACTACAGCCTTACCACCT CTGTTTGGAATCTCCTATCATCAGAGTCGATGGAACTACAATGACGAAGAGGACGTCGAAAA TGTGGACAGTAGCTTTGACGAGCATGATATTCCTTATGACGTCCTATGGCTGGATATTGAGCACACCGATGGCAAGAAATATATGACCTGGGACAAGCTCAAATTTCCCTCTCCGGAACAGATGCAGAAAAATCTGGCTGCCAAAGGTCGTAAG ATGGTCACCATTATAGACCCTCACATTAAACGTGAAGGAGGCTATCACATTCACGAG GAAGCAACAAAGTTGGGATATTACGTGAAGAACAAAGATGGTGGAGAGTACGATAACTGGTGTTGGCCAG GAAGTTCTTCCTGGATCGATTTTACCAATCCAGAAATTCGCAAGTGGTGGGCTGGAAAGTTTGCCTTAAGTGAATATCAG ggCTCGACAGAAACTCTCTTTACTTGGAATGACATGAACGAG cCATCGGTTTTCCACGGCCCGGAAGTTACAATGCACAAAGATGCATTGCATTATGCGGATTGGGAGCATCGAGATATCCACAACGTGTACGGTTTTTACCAGCACATGGCCACAGTCCAGGGACTTATTGATCGCTCGGGGGGTAGCCACAGGCCTTTTGTCCTTTCAAGAGCATTTTTCGCGGGCACTCAAAGGCACG GTCCCATTTGGACGGGCGATAACATGGCGTCCTGGGATCACCTCAAGGCTTCCCTTCCCATGATCCTCTCGCTGAACCTGGTTGGTTTGCCGTTTTCAGGAG CCGACGTTGGTGGTTTCTTTAACAACCCTGATCCGGAATTGTTGGTGAGATGGTACCAG GCTGCAGCTTTCATGCCATTTTACCGCGCGCATGCCCATTTGGACACCAAGCGACGTGAACCTTGGTTGTTTGAAGCAAATTACAAGAACATCATCAGAAATGCCGTCCGCTTGAGATATACCTTGTTACCTTACTGGTACACCCTGTTCTACCACGCCTCTGACACAGGAACACCAATCGTAAG GCCCTTGTGGGTCGAGTTCCCAGAAGAGAAAAGTACTTTTTCGATGGAAGACGAATTTTTACTTG GAGAGAATCTTCTTGTAAAACCAGTTACTACTCAAGGACAGAGCACCATTGATGTTTATCTGCCGGGAAAAGACGAG TACTGGTATGATCTCAGCGACTACAAGATTTACAAAGGGGAAAGCACAATTTACGTTTCAACACCATTAGAGAAG aTCCCTTTGTTTCAGCGAGGTGGGAGTGTCATAGCAACAAAACAGCGGGTTCGTCGTTGCAGTGCTTTGATGCACAGGGATCCTTACACCTTAACTATAGCCTTGAATCCCAAA GCCCGAGCAGAAGGAGATCTCTACGTGGACGATGGCTACACGTTGGACTACAAGAGTGGAGCCTACATTTACATGAACTTTACATTTCAGGGCGGGCGACTGATGGCAAG GAAAGCAAACCCAGGTTCTCAATACAAATCTGAGTCGTGGATTGAGCGTATAGTTATTGTAGGAATAAGCAACTCTCCCAAAGGAATTCTCCTGACTGCTGATG gtGGCGAGAGCAGACGCATGGAATTCAGACACGATGCCAACACAAACACAATGACCATAAAGAAACCAGCAGTTAACATTGGCCAAGAATGGACCATATCAATGCACGCTTAG